In Necator americanus strain Aroian chromosome IV, whole genome shotgun sequence, the following proteins share a genomic window:
- a CDS encoding hypothetical protein (NECATOR_CHRIV.G13982.T1), with amino-acid sequence MPLEGFKIPGSFLKKRNDQDYPDNSDSGLPAQSGIARRADFPSGRLFGNLTRGGPTSVQNPVREGVRVALHKGKDRRFVDLLQETPFENQNQSVSRYKLVRNVEKNVRSQAPDHSFPLTSGSQEERRAASVFRKRSSSSLAASAAAVKRATKLVRAKRSTSREELADSKKHAGAGKLSDPSQTASPSKFRAASYAAESLSATREQAVILRSLLALVGRNCPTEYDKYAVLEERDKLLSKLRDEENKNIVGKRQIVKGTCFGMCPEKERYVRIVQKRISQYECNSDGTLNHMHMVKEYARSAADQDNPLPHELRSKELLENSMSYLLKHVLDSVPEDEDDLAMWYDFLWSRTRAIRKEITQLMLTDETAVALIERCARLHILCAYKLCRLGFEKFDQNMNTENLAKCLQSLRHLYEDLAVQGIELETEAEFRGYDVMLHLYDSNILRQVLSYRKAVRDSQPVRLALQLSGALQNKNYVRFFRLLKGEASFLQCCICHRYFNTVQSKALLTMMTAYGRNSVFPLDTMWRVLAWDDREDALRSLAIYGVQQNDMDCDQVVLNRDHFVPDATPGLRPYRWIDVKNRASWSQVAHGSMPFSFSSIAVLPNSFDSNGVYNKDEVLSAIFETYSLQAEAQQAILEQQNPASTPQSRSRNDETHCWVNSKVENVVNEVVDEQSLSICRSVTVEEVSASISQNVVDDIAQNIIRNTVLEERKEHEREQADLELERVKEAKERHIRVLVELVIDQTCDNNLKKAIKAEMDSAVLSHIDETTHFIVEELWCSKLVHIVDKETKNILKKTLKLNIEEVQSGLQRFRERMELMWLRQFWDVWRSHVIESRRKRLQRLQDWDHFQGVWDCKMFLPSNYAHSGELKKRGHAHTSPSSGLLNCRDTRIALRLINLKNKRSNRIARTAFDQWRMYAQRKRFSRSLMKVMLHRPKQFDHTIYQNVTLPYADKAKRRRTEPSLLGSSEKSFTTSNPLRDSSNFLYCSPENSYEEIGFSGFLSADYSNYSMNYFDEHLSSINPTPFRPPSPRNECNPTAEEFYPLSTRVLESSTMLEKESLKCWAKSFLNYFPAL; translated from the exons ATGCCTTTGGAAGGTTTCAAGATACCTGGAAGTTTCCTCAAGAAGAGGAATGATCAGGATTATCCGGACAATTCTGACAGCGGTTTACCAG CACAGAGTGGTATTGCAAGAAGGGCTGATTTTCCTTCGGGCAGACTTTTTGGTAACTTGACTAGAGGAGGTCCTACATCGGTTCAGAATCCTGTGCGAGAAG gtgtCCGGGTTGCACTACACAAAGGGAAAGACAGACGTTTTGTTGATCTCTTGCAAGAAACTCCGTTCG agaatCAGAATCAATCTGTAAGTCGGTACAAGCTAGTGCGCAATGTCGAGAAGAACGTCAGATCACAAGCTCCTGACCATAGCTTTCCTCTGACATCAGGATCTCAAGAGGAACGGCGAGCAGCCTCAGTTTTCCGAAAGAGAAGCTCCAGTAGTTTGGCAGCTAGTGCGGCGGCGGTGAAGAGAGCCACGAAACTGGTTCGTGCGAAACGGTCTACAAGTCGTGAGGAGTTGGCTGATTCTAAAAAACAT GCCGGTGCTGGCAAGCTGAGTGACCCTTCTCAAACAGCATCACCGTCGAAATTCAGAGCAGCATCATATGCTGCAGAGTCATTGTCGGCAACACGTGAGCAGGCTGTTATTTTGAG GTCACTTCTCGCACTAGTGGGTAGAAATTGTCCCACGGAATACGACAAGTATGCCGTGTTGGAGGAGAGGGATAAACTGCTGTCTAAGCTAAGAGAT gaggagaataaaaatattgttggGAAGCGTCAGATTGTCAAAGGAACTTGTTTCGGAATGTGCCCTGAAAAGGAAAG ATATGTCCGTATCGTTCAAAAGAGGATTTCTCAGTATGAGTGTAACTCTGACGGAACTCTCAACCACATGCACATGGTTAAG GAATATGCGAGGAGCGCTGCAGATCAGGACAATCCTTTACCACATGAGCTACGTTCAAAGGAATTGCTTGAGAACTCTATGAGTTACCTTCTTAAGCAC GTCCTCGATTCCGTACCCGAAGATGAAGATGATCTAGCTATGTGGTACGATTTTTTGTGGAGTCGAACCAGAGCCATCCGTAAAGAAATTACGCAATTAATGTTGACGGATGAAACAGCAGTTGCCTTAATAGAAAG ATGTGCACGCCTGCATATTCTTTGCGCCTATAAACTCTGTCGTCTCGGTTTTGAGAAGTTCGACCAAAACATGAACACAGAAAATCTTGCCAAATGCCTTCAGTCTCTTCGACATCTCTACGAAGATTTGG CTGTCCAAGGCATAGAGTTGGAGACGGAAGCAGAGTTTCGTGGTTATGATGTCATGCTGCATCTTTATGACAGTAACATTCTTAGACAG GTGTTGTCGTACAGAAAAGCAGTGCGTGATTCGCAACCAGTCCGCCTCGCTCTTCAGCTTTCCGGTGCACTGCAGAACAAGAACTACGTTAG ATTCTTCCGGTTGTTAAAAGGAGAAGCTTCATTTCTGCAGTGTTGTATATGCCATCGCTATTTCAATACC GTCCAGTCAAAAGCTTTGTTAACAATGATGACCGCTTACGGCCGAAATTCAGTGTTTCCTCTAGACACGATGTGGCGTGTGCTCGCTTGGGATGATAGGGAAGATGCGTTGAGATCACTTGCCATTTATGGAGTGCAACAGAATGATATGGACTGTGACCAG GTCGTTCTTAATCGTGACCATTTTGTCCCAGATGCAACACCAGGTTTACGACCATATCGCTGGATTGATGTCAAAAACAGAGCTTCATGGAGCCAA GTGGCACATGGATCCATGCcgttctcattttcttcaattgcTGTTTTGCCTAACTCGTTCGATAGTAATGGTGTTTACAACAAGGATGAAGTGCTATCTGCTATATTCGAAACCTACTCCTTGCAG GCGGAGGCACAGCAAGCGATTCTGGAACAACAGAATCCCGCTAGTACACCTCAGTCTCGAAGTAGAAATGACGAAACACACTGTTGG GTAAATTCGAAGGTTGAAAACGTGGTAAATGAGGTTGTGGATGAACAAAGCCTTTCTATATGCCGATCTGTCACTGTTGAGGAAGTTTCAGCGTCAATATCACAAAACGTGGTGGACGATATTGCCCA gAATATCATCAGGAATACAGTTCTCGAAGAGCGTAAAGAACATGAACGTGAACAAGCAGATTTGGAATTGGAACGAGTGAAGGAGGCAAAAGAAAGGCACATACGAGTGCTTGTTGAATTAGTTATTGATCAAACCTGTGACAACAATTTGAAGAAAGCTATCAAAGCGGAAATGGA CAGTGCAGTCCTCTCACACATCGACGAGACTACGCATTTCATTGTTGAAGAGTTGTGGTGCTCAAAACTGGTTCATATAGTTGATAAAGAGaccaaaaacattttgaagaagacGTTGAAATTAAATATCGAAGAG GTGCAATCGGGTCTCCAGCGTTTTCGCGAGAGGATGGAATTGATGTGGTTGCGGCAGTTCTGGGATGTTTGGCGCTCACATGTGATAGAAAGTCGACGCAAGCGTTTACAACGCCTTCAGGATTGGGACCACTTTCAAGGAGTGTGGGATTGTAAAA TGTTTCTTCCATCGAACTATGCTCATTCTGGTGAATTAAAAAAGCGAGGACATGCTCACACTTCTCCTTCATCTGGACT GCTCAATTGTCGTGATACGCGAATTGCTCTTCGTTTGATTAATTTGAAGAATAAACGGTCCAACAGAATAGCAAGGACAGCGTTCGACCAATGGCGGATGTACGCTCAGCGCAAGCGATTTTCGCGAAGTTTAATGAAG GTTATGTTGCATCGACCCAAGCAATTTGACCATACGATCTACCAAAATGTCACTCTTCCATATGCGGACAAAGCAAAGCGGAGAAG gacggaaccttctctgcTTGGATCGTCTGAAAAGTCGTTTACAACGAGTAATCCTCTTCGTGATTCGAGTAATTTTTTATACTGCAGTCCTGAAAATTCGTATGAAGAAattggattttctggatttctttcaG CTGACTATTCGAATTATTCGATGAATTACTTCGACGAGCATCTGTCTTCAATAAATCCGACACCTTTTCGGCCTCCTTCTCCTCGTAATGAATGCAATCCAACCGCAGAAGAATTCTATCCACTCTCAACTCGGGTCTTGGAGTCAAGTACTATGCTTGAAAAAG AATCGCTGAAGTGTTGGGCAAAGTCTTTTCTAAACTACTTCCCtgcgttgtaa
- a CDS encoding hypothetical protein (NECATOR_CHRIV.G13982.T2) — protein sequence MLTLLIALDHSMDKREESLTNSGSILLDTVPTSKVEELLIDASSLHAKMLEFSNALNSVISERKEIDAECSRLAAFQP from the exons ATGTTGACCTTGTTAATCGCGTTAG ATCACAGTATGGACAAACGAGAAGAATCCCTAACAAACTCAGGATCGATCTTGTTAG ATACAGTTCCTACCTCGAAAGTCGAAGAACTACTAATCGACGCCTCATCGTTACATGCAAAGATGTTAGAATTCAGCAATGCGTTGAATAGTGTAATTTCGGAACGCAAGGAGATTGATGCAGAATGTAGCAGACTCGCCGCTTTCCAACCGTAA
- a CDS encoding hypothetical protein (NECATOR_CHRIV.G13982.T3): MPLEGFKIPGSFLKKRNDQDYPDNSDSGLPAQSGIARRADFPSGRLFGNLTRGGPTSVQNPVREGVRVALHKGKDRRFVDLLQETPFENQNQSVSRYKLVRNVEKNVRSQAPDHSFPLTSGSQEERRAASVFRKRSSSSLAASAAAVKRATKLVRAKRSTSREELADSKKHAGAGKLSDPSQTASPSKFRAASYAAESLSATREQAVILRSLLALVGRNCPTEYDKYAVLEERDKLLSKLRDEENKNIVGKRQIVKGTCFGMCPEKERYVRIVQKRISQYECNSDGTLNHMHMVKEYARSAADQDNPLPHELRSKELLENSMSYLLKHVLDSVPEDEDDLAMWYDFLWSRTRAIRKEITQLMLTDETAVALIERCARLHILCAYKLCRLGFEKFDQNMNTENLAKCLQSLRHLYEDLAVQGIELETEAEFRGYDVMLHLYDSNILRQVLSYRKAVRDSQPVRLALQLSGALQNKNYVRFFRLLKGEASFLQCCICHRYFNTVQSKALLTMMTAYGRNSVFPLDTMWRVLAWDDREDALRSLAIYGVQQNDMDCDQVVLNRDHFVPDATPGLRPYRWIDVKNRASWSQVAHGSMPFSFSSIAVLPNSFDSNGVYNKDEVLSAIFETYSLQAEAQQAILEQQNPASTPQSRSRNDETHCWVNSKVENVVNEVVDEQSLSICRSVTVEEVSASISQNVVDDIAQNIIRNTVLEERKEHEREQADLELERVKEAKERHIRVLVELVIDQTCDNNLKKAIKAEMDSAVLSHIDETTHFIVEELWCSKLVHIVDKETKNILKKTLKLNIEEVQSGLQRFRERMELMWLRQFWDVWRSHVIESRRKRLQRLQDWDHFQGVWDCKMFLPSNYAHSGELKKRGHAHTSPSSGLLNCRDTRIALRLINLKNKRSNRIARTAFDQWRMYAQRKRFSRSLMKVMLHRPKQFDHTIYQNVTLPYADKAKRRRTEPSLLGSSEKSFTTSNPLRDSSNFLYCSPENSYEEIGFSGFLSADYSNYSMNYFDEHLSSINPTPFRPPSPRNECNPTAEEFYPLSTRVLESSTMLEKDHSMDKREESLTNSGSILLDTVPTSKVEELLIDASSLHAKMLEFSNALNSVISERKEIDAECSRLAAFQPRTFRRQLQQDRDNEWTLRAKEFEEAKRTRGQEPAYALLKQDSGKMKRRSPFLKTANPVAVGEATLPMWMNQFSTLFEAPSTPELKHVHRLK; encoded by the exons ATGCCTTTGGAAGGTTTCAAGATACCTGGAAGTTTCCTCAAGAAGAGGAATGATCAGGATTATCCGGACAATTCTGACAGCGGTTTACCAG CACAGAGTGGTATTGCAAGAAGGGCTGATTTTCCTTCGGGCAGACTTTTTGGTAACTTGACTAGAGGAGGTCCTACATCGGTTCAGAATCCTGTGCGAGAAG gtgtCCGGGTTGCACTACACAAAGGGAAAGACAGACGTTTTGTTGATCTCTTGCAAGAAACTCCGTTCG agaatCAGAATCAATCTGTAAGTCGGTACAAGCTAGTGCGCAATGTCGAGAAGAACGTCAGATCACAAGCTCCTGACCATAGCTTTCCTCTGACATCAGGATCTCAAGAGGAACGGCGAGCAGCCTCAGTTTTCCGAAAGAGAAGCTCCAGTAGTTTGGCAGCTAGTGCGGCGGCGGTGAAGAGAGCCACGAAACTGGTTCGTGCGAAACGGTCTACAAGTCGTGAGGAGTTGGCTGATTCTAAAAAACAT GCCGGTGCTGGCAAGCTGAGTGACCCTTCTCAAACAGCATCACCGTCGAAATTCAGAGCAGCATCATATGCTGCAGAGTCATTGTCGGCAACACGTGAGCAGGCTGTTATTTTGAG GTCACTTCTCGCACTAGTGGGTAGAAATTGTCCCACGGAATACGACAAGTATGCCGTGTTGGAGGAGAGGGATAAACTGCTGTCTAAGCTAAGAGAT gaggagaataaaaatattgttggGAAGCGTCAGATTGTCAAAGGAACTTGTTTCGGAATGTGCCCTGAAAAGGAAAG ATATGTCCGTATCGTTCAAAAGAGGATTTCTCAGTATGAGTGTAACTCTGACGGAACTCTCAACCACATGCACATGGTTAAG GAATATGCGAGGAGCGCTGCAGATCAGGACAATCCTTTACCACATGAGCTACGTTCAAAGGAATTGCTTGAGAACTCTATGAGTTACCTTCTTAAGCAC GTCCTCGATTCCGTACCCGAAGATGAAGATGATCTAGCTATGTGGTACGATTTTTTGTGGAGTCGAACCAGAGCCATCCGTAAAGAAATTACGCAATTAATGTTGACGGATGAAACAGCAGTTGCCTTAATAGAAAG ATGTGCACGCCTGCATATTCTTTGCGCCTATAAACTCTGTCGTCTCGGTTTTGAGAAGTTCGACCAAAACATGAACACAGAAAATCTTGCCAAATGCCTTCAGTCTCTTCGACATCTCTACGAAGATTTGG CTGTCCAAGGCATAGAGTTGGAGACGGAAGCAGAGTTTCGTGGTTATGATGTCATGCTGCATCTTTATGACAGTAACATTCTTAGACAG GTGTTGTCGTACAGAAAAGCAGTGCGTGATTCGCAACCAGTCCGCCTCGCTCTTCAGCTTTCCGGTGCACTGCAGAACAAGAACTACGTTAG ATTCTTCCGGTTGTTAAAAGGAGAAGCTTCATTTCTGCAGTGTTGTATATGCCATCGCTATTTCAATACC GTCCAGTCAAAAGCTTTGTTAACAATGATGACCGCTTACGGCCGAAATTCAGTGTTTCCTCTAGACACGATGTGGCGTGTGCTCGCTTGGGATGATAGGGAAGATGCGTTGAGATCACTTGCCATTTATGGAGTGCAACAGAATGATATGGACTGTGACCAG GTCGTTCTTAATCGTGACCATTTTGTCCCAGATGCAACACCAGGTTTACGACCATATCGCTGGATTGATGTCAAAAACAGAGCTTCATGGAGCCAA GTGGCACATGGATCCATGCcgttctcattttcttcaattgcTGTTTTGCCTAACTCGTTCGATAGTAATGGTGTTTACAACAAGGATGAAGTGCTATCTGCTATATTCGAAACCTACTCCTTGCAG GCGGAGGCACAGCAAGCGATTCTGGAACAACAGAATCCCGCTAGTACACCTCAGTCTCGAAGTAGAAATGACGAAACACACTGTTGG GTAAATTCGAAGGTTGAAAACGTGGTAAATGAGGTTGTGGATGAACAAAGCCTTTCTATATGCCGATCTGTCACTGTTGAGGAAGTTTCAGCGTCAATATCACAAAACGTGGTGGACGATATTGCCCA gAATATCATCAGGAATACAGTTCTCGAAGAGCGTAAAGAACATGAACGTGAACAAGCAGATTTGGAATTGGAACGAGTGAAGGAGGCAAAAGAAAGGCACATACGAGTGCTTGTTGAATTAGTTATTGATCAAACCTGTGACAACAATTTGAAGAAAGCTATCAAAGCGGAAATGGA CAGTGCAGTCCTCTCACACATCGACGAGACTACGCATTTCATTGTTGAAGAGTTGTGGTGCTCAAAACTGGTTCATATAGTTGATAAAGAGaccaaaaacattttgaagaagacGTTGAAATTAAATATCGAAGAG GTGCAATCGGGTCTCCAGCGTTTTCGCGAGAGGATGGAATTGATGTGGTTGCGGCAGTTCTGGGATGTTTGGCGCTCACATGTGATAGAAAGTCGACGCAAGCGTTTACAACGCCTTCAGGATTGGGACCACTTTCAAGGAGTGTGGGATTGTAAAA TGTTTCTTCCATCGAACTATGCTCATTCTGGTGAATTAAAAAAGCGAGGACATGCTCACACTTCTCCTTCATCTGGACT GCTCAATTGTCGTGATACGCGAATTGCTCTTCGTTTGATTAATTTGAAGAATAAACGGTCCAACAGAATAGCAAGGACAGCGTTCGACCAATGGCGGATGTACGCTCAGCGCAAGCGATTTTCGCGAAGTTTAATGAAG GTTATGTTGCATCGACCCAAGCAATTTGACCATACGATCTACCAAAATGTCACTCTTCCATATGCGGACAAAGCAAAGCGGAGAAG gacggaaccttctctgcTTGGATCGTCTGAAAAGTCGTTTACAACGAGTAATCCTCTTCGTGATTCGAGTAATTTTTTATACTGCAGTCCTGAAAATTCGTATGAAGAAattggattttctggatttctttcaG CTGACTATTCGAATTATTCGATGAATTACTTCGACGAGCATCTGTCTTCAATAAATCCGACACCTTTTCGGCCTCCTTCTCCTCGTAATGAATGCAATCCAACCGCAGAAGAATTCTATCCACTCTCAACTCGGGTCTTGGAGTCAAGTACTATGCTTGAAAAAG ATCACAGTATGGACAAACGAGAAGAATCCCTAACAAACTCAGGATCGATCTTGTTAG ATACAGTTCCTACCTCGAAAGTCGAAGAACTACTAATCGACGCCTCATCGTTACATGCAAAGATGTTAGAATTCAGCAATGCGTTGAATAGTGTAATTTCGGAACGCAAGGAGATTGATGCAGAATGTAGCAGACTCGCCGCTTTCCAACC AAGGACGTttcgtcgtcaactgcaacaagatcgcgataacgagtggacgttgagagcgaaggagtttgaagagGCCAAGAGGACAAGAGGACAAGAGCCtgcctatgctttactaaagcaagatagcggcaagatgaaaaggAGATCTCCATTCCTCAAAACTGCCAATCcagtggctgtcggtgaagcaaccctgcCAATGTGGATGAATCAGTTCAGCACCTTGTTTGAGGCGCCATCAACTCCTGAACTCAAGCATGTTCATAGACTGAAATAA
- a CDS encoding hypothetical protein (NECATOR_CHRIV.G13981.T1): MEAMDVVSLKKLSTEELIERLLYFKNLHERDAKDFEEYKASSQEMEVIMEREIEDAQREAKAATVKLHQVTVDAERANNKHQAEKREFLKIEDALRRELTVLRGEQEANRARIRELEQRNDDLERHERNNQQEVTDLEKKINEMTERLTLLENELAEKQTTTEEMYRLREEMRAAERPLLMVGPLRAERHDDTPEEPTPGDQLKQKPQHISRSIASSVDGSEKSNGVHYGLRSSKDSNGNDSSAISTTPISGGDGKGFANCVNRIVKDLMLKVDRLESILTGLRVQSVRR, encoded by the exons ATGGAAGCGATGGATGTGGTGTCATTGAAGAAGCTAAGTACAGAAGAACTTATCGAGCGTTTACTGTACTTCAAG AATCTTCATGAGAGAGATGCGAAAGATTTCGAGGAATACAAAGCCAGCAGTCAAGAGATGGAGGTAATAATGGAAAGAGAGATTGAGGACGCACAACGTGAGGCGAAGGCAGCTACTGTGAAACTCCACCAAGTCACAGTGGATGCTGAACGAGCCAAT aACAAACACCAGGCAGAAAAgcgagaatttttgaaaatcgagGATGCTCTTCGTCGAGAG CTAACGGTTTTACGTGGAGAACAGGAAGCGAACAGAGCACGCATCCGTGAGCTGGAGCAGAGGAACGACGATCTCGAAAGACATGAACGGAACAATCAACAAGAAGTAACAGatctagaaaagaaa ataAATGAAATGACCGAGCGCTTGACTCTGTTAGAAAATGAGTTGGCAGAAAAGCAGACAACTACAGAAGAAATGTACCGATTGCG agaagaaatgcGAGCTGCTGAAAGGCCTCTGCTCATGGTTGGCCCTCTTCGTGCTGAGCGCCACGATGATACTCCTGAAGAACCTACTCCAGGAGACCAACTAAAACAGAAACCGCAACACATCTCACGGTCTATTGCTTCTTCAGTAGACGGAAGTGAAAAGAGTAATGGCGTACATTATGGATTGCGTTCCTCTAAGGACTCAAATGGAAACGACAGCTCAGCA atttctacGACACCTATTTCTGGAGGAGATGGCAAGGGTTTTGCAAATTGCGTGAATAGGATCGTCAAAGATTTAATGTTGAAAGTGGACCGCCTCGAAAGCATCCTCACTGGTTTGCGAGTGCAATCTGTCAGGCGCTGA
- a CDS encoding hypothetical protein (NECATOR_CHRIV.G13981.T2): MDVVSLKKLSTEELIERLLYFKNLHERDAKDFEEYKASSQEMEVIMEREIEDAQREAKAATVKLHQVTVDAERANNKHQAEKREFLKIEDALRRELTVLRGEQEANRARIRELEQRNDDLERHERNNQQEVTDLEKKINEMTERLTLLENELAEKQTTTEEMYRLREEMRAAERPLLMVGPLRAERHDDTPEEPTPGDQLKQKPQHISRSIASSVDGSEKSNGVHYGLRSSKDSNGNDSSAISTTPISGGDGKGFANCVNRIVKDLMLKVDRLESILTDLNEFVWENRLQLLGVHAFPHALHLTPKDLPYGFSICKIPPTPFGEFI; this comes from the exons ATGGATGTGGTGTCATTGAAGAAGCTAAGTACAGAAGAACTTATCGAGCGTTTACTGTACTTCAAG AATCTTCATGAGAGAGATGCGAAAGATTTCGAGGAATACAAAGCCAGCAGTCAAGAGATGGAGGTAATAATGGAAAGAGAGATTGAGGACGCACAACGTGAGGCGAAGGCAGCTACTGTGAAACTCCACCAAGTCACAGTGGATGCTGAACGAGCCAAT aACAAACACCAGGCAGAAAAgcgagaatttttgaaaatcgagGATGCTCTTCGTCGAGAG CTAACGGTTTTACGTGGAGAACAGGAAGCGAACAGAGCACGCATCCGTGAGCTGGAGCAGAGGAACGACGATCTCGAAAGACATGAACGGAACAATCAACAAGAAGTAACAGatctagaaaagaaa ataAATGAAATGACCGAGCGCTTGACTCTGTTAGAAAATGAGTTGGCAGAAAAGCAGACAACTACAGAAGAAATGTACCGATTGCG agaagaaatgcGAGCTGCTGAAAGGCCTCTGCTCATGGTTGGCCCTCTTCGTGCTGAGCGCCACGATGATACTCCTGAAGAACCTACTCCAGGAGACCAACTAAAACAGAAACCGCAACACATCTCACGGTCTATTGCTTCTTCAGTAGACGGAAGTGAAAAGAGTAATGGCGTACATTATGGATTGCGTTCCTCTAAGGACTCAAATGGAAACGACAGCTCAGCA atttctacGACACCTATTTCTGGAGGAGATGGCAAGGGTTTTGCAAATTGCGTGAATAGGATCGTCAAAGATTTAATGTTGAAAGTGGACCGCCTCGAAAGCATCCTCACTG ATTTGAACGAATTTGTGTGGGAG AATCGGTTGCAATTGTTGGGTGTACACGCATTCCCGCATGCTTTGCATCTGACTCCAAAAGATCTTCCATAtggattttctatttgtaAAATTCCTCCCACTCCTTTCGGCGAGTTTATCTAA
- a CDS encoding hypothetical protein (NECATOR_CHRIV.G13983.T1) yields MYRGYCERCKKEMLREEDIRKITREMLDVRINGGPKALIINTGAELNGRPMVLENGTEKACKQRRESIKGGGDETTKLTREQVNRLQDSQRQIIIDTFTKMEQSPVKTGLKILVKMFAEYPQYKQIWPQFRAIPDSSLMNAIELRRHASVYMCGLGAIIHSMNNENDLALQMNRIAKAHIKWNVHRKHVIHMLEPVLDLVEECNDGKLDYETKEAWTTLYNVIADLIEIYRYKNSNM; encoded by the exons ATGTATCGTGGATACTGCGAACGTTGCAAGAAGGAAATGCTGCGGGAGGAGGACATCAGGAAGATAACTAGAGAAATGCTGGACGTTCGCATCAACGGTGGGCCAAAGGCGCTTATAATTAACACGGGAGCGGAATTGAATGGGAGGCCAATGGTACTGGAGAATGGAACCGAAAAAGCATGTAAGCAGAGGAGGGAGTCAATCAAAGGAGGAGGCGACGAAACAA CAAAATTAACACGAGAGCAGGTTAACAGGCTTCAGGATAGTCAGCGCCAGATAATTATCGATACATTCACAAAAATGGAGCAGAGCCCGGTAAAGACAGGTCTCAAAATACTTGTAAA GATGTTTGCCGAATATCCTCAATACAAACAAATTTGGCCACAATTTCGAGCAATCCCGGACTCGTCACTAATGAATGCAATCGAATTAAG GAGACACGCTTCCGTCTATATGTGTGGACTGGGGGCTATAATTCATTCCATGAACAATGAGAACGATCTGGCCTTGCAGATGAATCGGATAGCGAAGGCGCATATCAAATGGAACGTTCACAGGAAGCACGTTATA CACATGTTGGAGCCTGTCCTTGACTTGGTGGAAGAGTGCAACGACGGAAAACTCGACTACGAAACCAAAGAGGCTTGGACCACCTTATACAACGTCATCGCCGATCTCATTGAGATATATCGATACAAGAATAGCAATATGTAG